A window of the Ostrea edulis chromosome 1, xbOstEdul1.1, whole genome shotgun sequence genome harbors these coding sequences:
- the LOC130048214 gene encoding golgin subfamily A member 6-like protein 25 — protein sequence MTLNGMYKRKNRLVYQEKVLWTSLFMSLPDEVNTLKTCLTEKEDSWKMKLEKEEEESLKREQALINGYKAEIANLKNQLSVMKAEHRHNSPSPLKSPSKHRKHQDHFMEDLSKQLKDLQEEFDKNSAATLELEEALHKTKQTNEELEESLHREKQTNEEIQNALSKSKQTNEELQEALHKSKQTNVELQEALHKSKQTNVELQEALHKEKQTNEELQEAIHKGKQTNEEAIHKEKQTNEEAVQKEKQTNEELQEALHKLKQTNEELQEALHKLKQTNEELQEALNKEKQTNEEAVQKEKQTNVELQETLHKEKQTNDEAVQKEKQTNVELHEALHKLKQTNEELQEALNKEKQTNEEAVQKEKQTNEEAVQKEKQTNVELQETLHKEKQTNEELQETLHKEKQTNVELHEALHKLKQTNEELQEALNKEKQTNEEAVQKEKQTNEEAVQKEKQTNVELQETLHKEKQTNKELQEALQKTKSAIDLKTGNEEAMQKQESDNGKSADLEKIVEGLKCKIAEKDVEIAELKEHSNKLDLSMGRDMQFQLDEAHIEISQLQGELTKLERKAVNLEKLYKEKTKQNMELNDELNKVKVAKEMLEEDLQDQEETEGKLVETSKEKDQLKKRFEELEKEIKQHQDNSDEKCVIIQKENAELKEKIEKLEYKLTEEENAGCTMKSELEAATVEIKKYEVLSETHEKKIKELLDQLGNCAQCREWQTKNTDIEEALEALKGEVRFLQGEAEPLKEELTTLRSDFKTKNVEVGDLKERYENIQSELEKKEHTFEETLENSNKQMISMIN from the coding sequence TTGTCTGTTATGAAGGCTGAACATCGACACAATAGCCCAAGTCCCCTTAAATCTCCATCCAAACATAGGAAACACCAGGATCATTTCATGGAGGACTTGTCAAAACAACTTAAAGACCTCCAGGAAGAATTTGACAAGAACTCTGCAGCAACACTTGAGTTAGAAGAGGCTCTTCACAAGACGaaacaaacaaatgaagaattagAAGAGTCTCTCCACAGAGAAAAACAGACAAATGAGGAGATACAAAATGCTCTTAGCAAGTCAAAACAGACTAATGAGGAATTACAAGAAGCTCTTCACAAGTCAAAACAGACAAATGTGGAATTACAAGAAGCTCTTCACAAGTCAAAACAGACAAATGTGGAATTACAAGAAGCTCTTCACaaggaaaaacagacaaatgAGGAATTACAAGAGGCTATTCACAAGGGAAAACAGACAAATGAGGAGGCTATTCACaaggaaaaacagacaaatgAGGAGGCTGTTCAAAAGGAAAAGCAGACAAATGAGGAATTACAAGAGGCTCTTCACAAGTTAAAACAGACTAATGAGGAATTACAAGAAGCTCTTCACAAGTTAAAACAGACTAATGAGGAATTACAAGAAGCTCTTAATaaggaaaaacagacaaatgAGGAGGCTGTTCAAAAGGAAAAACAGACTAATGTGGAATTACAAGAAACTCTTCACaaggaaaaacagacaaatgATGAGGCTGTTCAAAAGGAAAAACAGACTAATGTGGAATTACATGAAGCTCTTCACAAGTTAAAACAGACTAATGAGGAATTACAAGAAGCTCTTAACaaggaaaaacagacaaatgAGGAGGCTGTTCAAAAGGAAAAACAGACTAATGAGGAGGCTGTTCAAAAGGAAAAACAGACTAATGTGGAATTACAAGAAACTCTTCACAAGGAAAAACAGACTAATGAGGAATTACAAGAAACTCTTCACAAGGAAAAACAGACTAATGTGGAATTACATGAAGCTCTTCACAAGTTAAAACAGACTAATGAGGAATTACAAGAAGCTCTTAACaaggaaaaacagacaaatgAGGAGGCTGTTCAAAAGGAAAAACAGACTAATGAGGAGGCTGTTCAAAAGGAAAAACAGACTAATGTGGAATTACAAGAAACTCTTCACaaggaaaaacagacaaataaGGAGTTACAGGAGGCTCTTCAAAAGACAAAATCTgcaattgatttaaaaactggaaatgaagAAGCAATGCAAAAGCAGGAATCAGATAATGGAAAATCTGCAGATTTGGAAAAAATTGTTGAAGGTTTGAAATGCAAGATAGCTGAAAAGGATGTAGAGATAGCAGAATTGAAAGAACATTCTAACAAACTAGATCTGTCAATGGGGAGAGACATGCAGTTTCAGCTAGACGAGGCACACATTGAGATTTCACAACTTCAGGGTGAACTTACAAAGCTAGAACGCAAAGCAGTGAATTTAGAGAAactttataaagagaaaaccaaacaaaatatGGAACTCAATGATGAATTGAACAAAGTGAAAGTAGCAAAAGAAATGCTAGAGGAAGATCTGCAAGACCAGGAGGAGACAGAAGGGAAATTAGTAGAAACGTCCAAGGAAAAGGATCAACTGAAAAAGAGATTTGAAGAACTAGAAAAAGAGATAAAACAGCATCAGGATAACTCTGATGAGAAGTGTGTCATCATTCAAAAAGAGAATGCTGAATTGAAGGAGAAAATTGAAAAGCTAGAGTATAAGCTTACTGAGGAAGAAAATGCAGGCTGTACAATGAAGTCTGAGTTGGAAGCTGCAACAGTTGAGATCAAGAAGTATGAAGTGCTAAGTGAGACCCATGAAAAGAAGATAAAAGAATTGCTGGACCAGCTTGGCAATTGTGCACAGTGCCGGGAGTGGCAGACAAAGAACACTGACATTGAAGAGGCCTTAGAGGCCTTGAAAGGAGAGGTGAGGTTTTTACAGGGGGAGGCTGAGCCTCTGAAAGAAGAGCTTACAACACTGAGAAGTGACTTCAAAACTAAAAATGTGGAAGTTGGTGATTTAAAGgaaagatatgaaaatattcaaagtgaACTAGAAAAGAAGGAACATACATTTGAAGAAACTCTTGAGAACTCGAACAAACAAATGATCAGTATGATAAACTGA
- the LOC130048215 gene encoding uncharacterized protein LOC130048215, with protein sequence MICDLSVENERIRSEKKEFENEIFSLKKQEAGLQQLAKENLSLRRSQDSVQELEEKLGQVREEKKTLQTTMKSMTSQVESLQQEKQCLEDRLGKIQEKDYTSDKRLEHMAAKLSDFESNYNKRENDFKAVMEQKGKLEAIVRENNTEIKELERLLSETRAECEDLKSDAKKQISEQLSSRQKEHEAAFAEMKMKIREKDHSLRDSNKQIRHLENEMKNLVKKSESKDAEMKTWKAEKDKLVSALSEIIEKQREDKERVQDLESEKSRLEALVEDHIQTIRQLTASGSSVKKSGLRSTCNSSDVSMLENNETPLRRTSTRRGRKRRSYSMSEVENPVSKKKDSHVSLLSEDVGDDRARIHIDATPPVAAKTLRRTRKKHRSSTDLLREEAKDSSKSKVDMADKENKTVKRIGSLLSVLKKSPISRSAKKNLAGIKEVASPNQNLGSSLVEVEDCGTQMSAEKNKEPPSRKKSRRHALYKEPLTISEPLDCGQFINTTPEENVHDTVQKRLRRRPRK encoded by the exons ATGATTTGTGATTTGTCAGTTGAAAATGAAAGGATCAGAAGTGAGAAAAaggaatttgaaaatgaaatctttTCTCTTAAGAAACAAGAGGCAGGGCTCCAGCAGCTAGCCAAGGAAAATCTCTCATTAAGGAGATCCCAAGATTCTGTTCAGGAGTTGGAAGAGAAATTGGGCCAAGTTCGAGAAGAGAAGAAAACTTTGCAAACAACAATGAAAAGTATGACAAGTCAAGTGGAAAGTTTGCAGCAGGAGAAACAATGTCTGGAAGATAGACTTGGAAAAATCCAGGAGAAAGATTACACCAGTGACAAGAGGCTGGAGCACATGGCTGCTAAGCTGTCAGATTTTGAGTCAAATTACAACAAACGAGAAAATGATTTCAAGGCAGTGATGGAGCAGAAAGGAAAACTGGAGGCAATTGTTAGGGAGAACAACACAGAGATTAAGGAACTGGAAAGATTACTGTCAG AAACTAGAGCAGAGTGTGAAGATCTAAAATCTGATGCCAAAAAGCAGATCAGTGAGCAGTTGAGCAGTAGGCAAAAGGAGCATGAGGCAGCTTTTGCagagatgaaaatgaaaattagg GAAAAAGACCATAGCTTGCGGGATAGCAACAAGCAAATTCGTCaccttgaaaatgaaatgaagaaCCTGGTGAAGAAAAGTGAGAGCAAAGATGCTGAAATGAAG ACATGGAAGGCGGAGAAAGATAAACTGGTTTCTGCTCTGTCAGAGATTATTGAGAAACAAAGGGAGGACAAAGAAAGGGTTCAGGATCTAGAGAGTGAAAAATCTCGTCTGGAGGCTTTAGTTGAGGATCATATTCAAACCATAAGGCAGCTGACAGCATCAGGATCATCTGTTAAAAAGTCCGGACTG AGAAGCACCTGCAATTCGTCAGATGTATCCATGTTGGAAAACAATGAGACTCCACTCAGAAGGACTTCAACCAGAAGAGGAAGAAAACGGAGATCATATTCCATGTCAGAGGTGGAG AATCCCGTTTCCAAGAAGAAAGACAGTCATGTATCGCTGTTGTCTGAGGACGTGGGTGATGATAGAGCAAGGATCCACATAGATGCCACTCCACCTGTGGCTGCCAAAACTTTACGGAGGACTAGGAAGAAACATCGGTCCTCAACTGACCTTCTCCGG GAGGAAGCAAAAGATTCATCCAAATCAAAGGTAGACATGGCAgacaaagaaaataaaaccGTCAAAAGAATTGGCTCCCTGTTGTCTGTGTTGAAAAAGTCACCAATTTCAAGATCAG CCAAGAAAAATCTAGCAGGAATCAAAGAAGTAGCTTCACCAAACCAGAATCTGGGATCATCATTGGTGGAAGTGGAGGACTGTGGTACACAAATGTCAGCAGAGAAAAATAAGGAACCACCGTCTCGCAAGAAATCCCGACGACATGCATTGTATAAAGAGCCCCTAACAATATCGGAGCCACTGGACTGTGGACAGTTCATT